A stretch of the Proteus sp. ZN5 genome encodes the following:
- a CDS encoding YebB family permuted papain-like enzyme gives MKIDYPQKLEVGDIVFTCIGTSLFRQISSASLCWSNHVGIIIGHNGEDYLVAESRVPLSTTTTLTRFINRSAGKRYAIRRLSTQLSDEQKNALVAQVPERLNKLYHTGFKYDSSRQFCSKFVFDIYKSALSIRVGEIETFQELLSKNPNAKLQFWKLWFIGQIPWERTTVTPASLWQHPHLSLVYQSHENIN, from the coding sequence AAATTGATTATCCACAAAAATTAGAAGTTGGTGATATCGTATTTACGTGTATTGGCACTTCGTTATTTCGTCAAATCTCCTCCGCTTCTTTATGCTGGAGTAATCATGTTGGTATTATTATTGGTCATAATGGTGAGGATTATTTAGTTGCCGAAAGCCGAGTTCCACTCTCAACCACAACCACATTAACCCGCTTTATTAACCGCTCTGCGGGCAAACGTTATGCAATACGCCGGCTATCAACACAACTCTCTGATGAACAAAAAAATGCACTTGTTGCACAAGTTCCTGAAAGACTAAATAAGCTTTACCACACAGGTTTTAAATACGACTCTTCCCGCCAGTTTTGCTCTAAATTTGTTTTTGATATTTATAAATCAGCACTCTCTATTCGTGTGGGTGAAATAGAAACATTCCAAGAATTATTAAGCAAAAATCCTAATGCCAAATTACAATTTTGGAAATTATGGTTTATTGGACAAATACCGTGGGAAAGAACCACTGTCACTCCAGCAAGTTTATGGCAACATCCGCACCTATCTTTAGTTTACCAAAGCCATGAAAATATTAATTAA